DNA sequence from the Sulfurimonas sediminis genome:
AGATGCAAAGTCTTGTTGATCTTCTTTTGCAGGCATCTGCTCAACATATGCAGGCGGTTCAAAGTTTATTTCGGGGTCGGTAAGGTTGGCCGTACATCCATTAAAAAACATCATTATCGAAGGTACTAGTACAAAAGTAGCTAATTTCATTTTTTTCATCAAGAAAATCCCTTAATTTTGCTATAATACTAGCAATTTTAGTTCCATAATATAAACAAGGAAAAAAACAATGTCATTAAAAGAAACAATAAACCAAGACGTCAAAAATGCAATGAAAGCAAAAGATACAAAAAAAAGAGATGCGCTTCGTCTGCTGACAAGTGCTTTTAAACAGATAGAAGTCGATGAGCGAAAAGAGCTTAGTGATGAAGATGTCATAAAAATTATTCAGACACAGGTAAAACGCAGAAATGATGCTGCAAGCCAATACAAAGAAGCAGGTCGGGAAGATTTAATGCAGATAGAACTTGATGAAATAGCCTACTATGAAGTCTATCTGCCAAAACAGCTCAGTGATGAAGAACTGCAAAATGAAGTAAAAACCATCATAGAAAAGACAGGTGCTTCGAGCATGAAAGATATGGGAAAAGTTATGGGTATGGCGAGTAAAGAACTAGCCGGTCGTGCTGATGGTAAACGCATCAGTGATGCAGTCAAAAAAGCCTTGTCTTAAGGCTTACCAATCATCCAGGACGAAGCCTTTTGGTTCGTCTTCTTCTTTCTTTTTCACTTCTGTATTTTTATTTATTTCAGGTTCTTGCACTTTTTTGACTTCAGCTTTACGCATCTGCTCTTCAAACTGCAATTCAAGCCCTTTACTCGTCATGATAAAACCGTTTACATGTAACTTGCCGTCGTGAATCTGTTGGTGATGATCTTTACACAAAGGCACGAGATTATGCTTGTTGTCTTTGTGAAAATGCCCTATAAATCCGGCACCGTCAGCCAATGACTTTTGCGAGATATGATGCACATCTTCTGCCACCGCACCACAGATAACACATTTGGTCACATAAAGCTCTTTGTTATACTTGGATTTTTTCTTCTTCACAAGCAGTTCAAGCTCATCATAATCATTGGCAAGACGTTTTCTGATGGCATTGGCATTTTCCAAAAATTCATTGTCCATATGGAGTGATTTTGCAAACTCCAGTCCATAGATACTGCTGCCACTTCCAGCTTGAAGCACACGGTTAAATATCAGCTTGTCATTTTCTTCATCATACTCCACACTCAGGTGCAAGTCTACAACATTGTCAAGCGAGGTAATTTCATCCATCGTTGAGAGTTGATGCAGGTGCGTTGCAAACAAAAACAGACATCGGGTATGTGAGAGCTTTTGTATGGCTGCGGCGACAATGGCAACGCCTGAGAGCGTTTCTGTACCATGGCTTATCTCATCACCCAGAACAAGTGACTTTACGGTTGAACGGTTGAAAATATTTTTGAGTTCGAGCATCTCCACTGCAAAAGTAGAGAGCCCTTTTGCCAAATTGTCACGTGATACGATACGTGTAAAAAGAGAGTCAAAAATGCTGAATTTCATCACCGCAGCACTCACAAAAAAACCTGACTGCGCCATCAATACCGCAATACCTATACTCTTCATCAAAGAAGATTTTCCGCTTGAATTTATACCGTATAAAAGGACTCCGTTGATGTCATGTCCGTCATGCACAGCCACATCAAGCATCACCGTTTTTGGATGCGGCAGATCCATATAGTCACGTTCTCCCATCACAATATCATTGGGAACATACAGCCCGCCCCGTTCCTGTACTTCTATCAGAGGGTGACGCAGCTGCATAATTTGCATAAAGTTTTCATCCTCTTTAGTATCGACTATCATCGGTCTTGAATGTTTGTACTCCTGTGCCACTTTTGAAGAACTTACACCTACATCCAAATCTGCCACATAGCTGATAACTCTGTCAAAAAGAAGAGAATAGCGTCGCTCAAACAGTGCCTGGAGCTGTATATAACGCTCTTTTACCAGCACAACAATTTTACGGCGGTTTTTCATAATATTGTCAGAGAGTTTATCGGTAAAAGCCGAAGTGATTTTGACATTGTTAGTCAGTTTTTTTACATTGAAATCTGCAAACTCTTCGCGTTTTTTAAATTCACTCTCAATGAGAGAAAACCTGTTTTTGCTCAAAGAGATGTAGTAGCCCTCTTTTTCTAAAAGTCCCAGGCTTACAAGTTTTGTCGAACTGTTGGCATTGACGCTGCTCAGCAGTGCCTCAATTTTGTGTATTATATCTTCAAAAGCAACCATCATAACGGCATTTTCTTTTACCAGCGTATCTATGGCTTCATCGACACCGCTCATCAAAAAGTTTTCATCTACCGTTGCATTGGTAAAACGCCGTGATATGTCCAAATCTATCGTTTTTGTTATATCACGAAGAAACTCTTCCACTTCGCTTTCATGAAAAGGTGTTTTTTGGATTTTATGTTTTTTGACATAGAGCATCAACTCTTTGACACTTACCATAGAGTCATACATGTGATTCATCTCAAACGGATGCAGTCTGCCGAGGCTTAAACGGCGTGCAAGCCTCTGTATATCATATACTCCCCGCATCATCTCATCCAAATATCTTACATGGGAAGAGACCCGTTCTATCAAATTGTACCGACGTTCGAGTTCATTCTCTTCCATTATAGGGTTGAGCAATCTCTCTTTTAAGAGTCTTTTTCCGATAGCCGTCGCACTTTTGTCAAGCATTTTTAAAAGTGTGAACTCTTTTCTGTCTTTTGAAATAATGCCCATCTGCTCCAGTGCATTGTTACCCAGATACATAAAACGACGATTGTCTATAATCCGCGGCATCGCCATCTTTTGTACGATGTGATAATCATGTTCTATCACAAAATCAATAAGAATCGCCAAAGCTTCCGTAATCATTGGCGAGCGTTCCAAATCCAAATGCTCTATGGGTGAAAGCAAAGATTGAATCTGATACACCTCTTTAAAAAGCTCGTTTTGATACTCTATTTTTGCCCGTTTGTTGTTTACAGAATAATGATAATGTTCAGGAATTTCCAAATACTGCATCACATGACGCTGATCATCAATTCCATCTAAAAAAGTCACAACTATTTCACTGGTTCGATAAACATTCAAAAGGTTAAAAATTTCATCAAGTGCATACGACGGGTCTTCACTCGTTCCATGTGTCTCATACAACCAGGTTTTTCCCGTGGTTACATCTATGGCAGCGTAACCAACCGTATAAATATCACGAAATTTGTCAATCAAAATAGAAACAATGTAGTTATCGTCATTATCAACAATGTGTTCAAAGTTGGTACCAGGGGAAACTATCTGGGAGATATACCGGCTGATTTTAGGAGGATTGCCTTTTTGTTTAACGACTATAACCGTATACTTTTGTTCTTGAATCAAACGGTTTAAATAGCGTTCAAAAGAGACCGCAGGCACACCCGCAAGCAGAGGATTTTTTTCAGAATTTTCTATTATTTTTTTATTTTTTTTTGTAAGTTGTATGTTTAGAAGCTCGGCAATCTCTTTTGCTTTTCCAATCTGTTCTTCATCATTATTGACTTCATACACTTCAAAAAAAGTGCCGATTTCCATAAAAACAACAGTATCTTTACCATATTTTTGTTCAAAAAACCGTTGCAAATCAAAATATACCTGCGTTAAAAGTTTCTCTTTATTGTTTAATATTTTATCAACTTCTGATGATTGCATGGAACTCTTTTTTAATGTTTTAGTATAGTGTGATTATAGCGTAAGTATAGAAAAAAATAAATGTCATATTTTGATATGGTCAGATACTTATATCTCCAACATACACTTGATTGGAGTTGCTATTGATAATTAGTTACACTGTTATCAAACGAACTGCTAGAATTTATACTAAGGAAAGTTAAATAAAATTTATAAATAATGGGTGGCCTAAAATAGGGGCTTCTGGTGGACGAGGAGAGATTCGAACTCTCGGTACCGTTGCCAGTACGCATCCTTAGCAGGGATGTGGTTTCAGCCACTCACCCACTCGTCCTTTTGAAGAGTGAGATTATAGTCATTATTTCATAATATTTAGCTTAAATCTGTGCCAATATTTTTTCTACGACGGCAGCAGGCTCTTTTGCCTGATAAATCGGACGACCAACTACTATAAAATCAACAAGTGCTTCTTTGGCATAGACAACATCGGCAACTCTTTTTTGATCTCCCGCATCTTCACCAAAAGGACGAATTCCCGGAGTAAGGGTCATAAACTCTTTACATGTAAGCTCTTTGATAGCCTTACTCTCATACGCCGAACAGACAACGCCATCAAGCCCACTCTCCATGGCATCTTTTGCAAACTGATTTGCTTTTGTTGCTATGTCCGCTTCATATACAGCAAAAAATTCATCTTCACTAAATGATGTCAAAGCCGTTACCGCCAAAACTATGGGGCGTTCTTTATATTTTTCAAGTCTTTGCATCACAGTACTCATGGCACGCTTTCCTGCACTTGCATGAACATTAAACATATCAACACCCAGTCCCATAATAGACTCAGCAGCATCTGCCATGGTATTTGGAATATCATAAAGTTTCAAGTCTAGAAATATTTTAAAATCGGGGTTGATTTCTTTAATAGCCTGCAAAAATGCTTCACCGTCACGAATATAGGTACGCAGTCCGACTTTGAGCCAGACATCATACTCTTTTATTTTTTCAATTAAAGCGAGATTTTCTTCTTTTGTAGGTAAATCGAGGGCAACACATAATTCCATAAACAACTCTTTATAGTAAATTTATGGAATTATAGCATCAAAACATAAAGCCTTGTATTATTTAGACTTTACCATTGTTTCAATTTTTTCAACAATACCTGGATCTTCAAGAGTTGAAATATCCTGAGTAATTGGCTCACCTTTGGCAATAGCGCGTAAAATACGACGCATAATTTTTCCGCTCCTTGTTTTTGGAAGTCCCGGTGCAAAAACCATATCATCACAGATAGCGATATTTCCTATCTCTTTTTTAATGATATTGTTAATAATTTTTGCCTCCTCAACCTCATCAGCCACGCCTTTGTCATCTTTTAAAACGATGTAGGCAAAAATACCCTCTCCTTTGAGTTCATGCGGTTTTCCAACAACAGCAACCTCAGCAACATTTGAATGTTTTTTAATAGCTGCTTCTATTTCAGCTGTACCCATTCTATGTCCACTAACATTGATAACATCATCTGTGCGTCCAGTAATCGTAATATAACCGTCTTCATCATAAACAGCACCATCACCTGTAAAATAGACAGGCTTGCCATCTTTTTGCACATCACCAAAATAAGATTTGACAAATCGCTCTTCATCACCCCAGACACCACGAATCATTGACGGCCAAGGTTTTGTTATACACATATATCCTGTTTCGCCTACTTCTACTCTCTCTCCTGTCGCAGGATCAAGAATCTCACCCATAATTCCAGGCAATGGAAATGTTGCACAGCCTGGCTTGATTGGTGTTGCTCCAGGAAGAGGAGAAACTATATGTCCACCTGTTTCTGTCTGCCAATAGGTATCTACAATAGCACACTTAGATCCACCCACCTCTTCATAATACCATTTCCATGCAGGAGGGTCAATAGGTTCTCCAACAGTTCCAAGTACCTTCAAGCTACTCAAATCATACTTAGCCGGTTCATGTTCTCCCATTTTATGCAATACACGAATTGCAGTAGGAGCAGTATAGAATTGATTAATTTTATACTCTTCTACCATTTTCCACGGACGACCAGCATCAGGATAAGTCGGTACCCCTTCAAACATTACAGTTGTAGCACCCATTGCAAGCGGACCGTAAACTATATAAGTATGTCCTGTAATCCAACCTATATCTGCAGTACACCAGAAAGTATCGTTTTCTTTAACATCAAACACCCATTCCATTGTCATCTGTGCCCACAGTATATATCCTGCAGAATTATGTTGTACACCTTTTGGTTTTCCTGTACTTCCGGAAGTGTAAAGTAGAAACAGTGGATCTTCACTATCCATAATTTCTGCTTTACATGTAACCTCTTGCATCTTAATAAGTTCATTATAAGAGTAGTCACGCCCTTCAACCCATCGTATATCTTCATTGTTTCTCTCAACAACGAGTACTTTTTCTACCGGCCCACCCTCAGCAAGTGCAGCATCTACTACCGGTTTTAACATATATGGCTTATCTTTTCTGTAAGCGCCATCAGCAGTGATCACAACTTTTGCATCCGCATCTTCAATTCTGTCTTTGAGTGCTTCTGCAGAAAACCCACCAAATACTATAGAGTGAATGGCACCGATTCTGGCACAGGCAAGCATCGCATAGGCAGCTTCGGGAATCATCGGCATATAGATGACAACTCTATCCCCTTTTTTGACACCAAATTCATTTTTTAATAAATTGGCAAAACGGTTTACATTGTAATAAAGTTCCAAATAGGTAATGATTTGCTTGTCTCCACGGTCACCTTCAAAAATAATCGCAGCTTTATTCTTGCGTTTGTCTAAATGACGGTCTATACATTGTTCTGAAACATTTAACTTTCCACCTTCAAACCATTTGACAAAAGGGTAATTCGATTCATCCATCACTTTTGTAAACGGCTCTTTCCAGCTCAGTTTTTCTTTGGCAAATCTACCCCAAAATCCTTCATAATCTTCAATTGCTTCATCTTGCAACTCATGATATTCACACATATTTTTGATTCTTGCAGTTTTTGCAAACTCTTTATTTGGTTTAAAAATCGGTTTTTTTTCTATTTTTGACATCTATTTTCTCCTGTGTTAGTTTTAAATATATCATTGCTGTCATAATGGCATCATTTACAGCATTATGCACACCCATTTGAGGAATATTACATTTTTTCAAGATTGTATCAAAACGCAAATCAATATTAGCTTGTGGTATCATTGCAATTGTTTTATCAAAATATATTTCAGAAACTTCAACCATTTTATTTGGCAAAGTGATTCCAAGTACCGGCTTTATATATTTATTTATCATTGCAACATCAAACTCAAGATAGTACCCCACCAAAGTGGCACCTTTGATATAATTCAAAAACTCTTTAATTCCTTCCAAAGGTTCTTTTGCATTCTCCAAGTCACATGGACGAATTCCATGTATTGTTATACTTTTTGCATCAATTGCTCCAAAGTTTTTCAAATAAACTTCAAAAGTATGTGATGTCAGTATTTTATTGTCTTTAATCTTAACTGCACCTATAGAGAGTATTTCATCTTCTTTTGGGTTGAGTCCCGTGGTTTCGGTGTCGAAAACTACAATTTCATCATTTTGTTCAAAAAGAGTAGAAAAAGATTTATCTTTGAGTTTTGATAAATTTCTCTTTTTTTTCATCTGTTCAAACATAGAGAAAAGCATTATGAAACCATTTCCAAATGAAAATGAAAACTAATAAACTTTTTCAGTTTATCTACCACTTGAAAACTATCTTTGAGCAAATCCCGGCTTGTTTTATCCAAATCTTTTGGATTTATATAATTGATATCTTTTTGATCCTTTGCATACAACATTGTTTTGAGCCTCATAGACAATAGAGTATCAAAACTTTCTATAAGTTCTGTCGCAAAAACTTTATCAAAAACACCTCGGTTATTCAACTCTTTGATACGTTCGATTGTATTGTTTTTTTTGATTTTATTCTCCAGCGCCAGACATCTTATTCCGTGAACAATTGCAAATATGCCACCTTTTTTCAAATCCAGTTTGTTTTCATGCTCTTTGTCAAGCTTAAAACCACTAAAAAGAGAGATAGGTGTTTCGAAAAAAAGTGTTGCTTTGGCAAGATGGGCTAAAACATCATCTCTCTTCTCAAAATGTGCAAAAAGATGGTCTTTTGCCACATTCACTAAAGTACAATCACCCGCAACACACTTTGCATCTAAAAATATACTCAAGTTTTGCAAACTGTTACCTTTAAAACTTGCTATCCAGTTATCTATTTCATTTTTAAAATCCTCTAAATTACGACGCCAATACGCATTAGAGACCATAACATTACCCTCACACTTGACAAACCCTATTTCTAAAAGTGCTTTGTTGAGTTTATGCATAGGCTCTACAAAAAGTTCTTTATCCATATCATCGGCAATAATCAGAGCATTGTCTTGATCGGTTTTGAGTATCTGTTCCTCTCTGCCCTCAGAACCCATTATGATAAGAGCAGATTTCTCCTGCAGAGATTCATCAACATACATCGTAAACACTTTTGCATATATTTTCTGGTTGAGTGTTGCAACAAGCTTGCTGATATAGCGTACTTTTACACCATTGGAATCAAGTGTTGTTACAAGATTTTTTAATCCATTTTGAACCTCTTTTAAATCATCAATATTCTGTGCTTTGTCTATTTGCACAGCAATCAGGTAAGAATGGTTTGCAAAATAACTCAACAAATCCAACTGTTCTAATATTCCGATAACTTTATCACCCTCTTTTACAACCAAGCGTTTAATTGCATTATGCGTCATAAGCACCAAAGCATTAAATAAAAAGTCACTCTTTTCAATAGTAATAATATTTTTAGATGCTATATGCACAATGGCATCACTCACATCATATTTACCCATCAAAACCTTCTCTCTCAAGTCCGTATCCGTAACAATAGCGTAGCTGTTTTCATCCCGTACGAGAATACATGTAGCCTTAAGCTTTTTCATCTCTTTTAAAGCATCTGCTATTATTGTATCTTGTGTAACAATACAAACAGCATGAAGATAAATATCTTTTACCTGAGATACCAAAAAAGGAGTTAATTGATTCTGCTGTGAATACTCTTTCAAATGTTGATGGCGTGTAATAAAATCTTGTAAAAAATACTCTTGGATGCGTTTGTTTTGTATCAATTCCAAAAAGTCATCTTTTTGAATCTCATAGCAAATCAAATCTTCACTGACAACAAACCTCTTCTGTGTTGTCCCGTAAATCAAAGCATCCGCATCAAAACTGTCCCCTTCACCATAAACAGTATGTAGTGTATCATCAATATACTCGGATACATATCCTTTTATGATGATGTAAAAAGCAACAGACGGAAGATTTTTGCTGATAAGCAGCGTCTCTTTAGGGTAGTATGCAATGTCGATTTTTTGCATCAGCTTACTCAGTTCTTCTGAACTGAGTAAGCCAAAAGGATGAATAGACTCAATAAGTTTTTTTTGGTCTAAGATGCTCATAGTTAATGCTCAGATGCACCCTCGGCACCAATACCGGTCTGGCTTCTAATGTATTGTGCTTCAAAAGCCTCCATCTCTTGTGCTGCAGCCTCTGATTTGTCAGTTACTGAGAAAAACCAGATACCGATAAAGGCAACAGTCACAGAAAAGAGTGCCGGGTATTTATATGGAAAAATCGCTTCGGCATTGCCAAAAATCTGTACCCAGACAATCGGACCAAGAATAACAAGTATAACAGCCGTAGCCAATCCTAATGTTCCACCAATCACAGCACCACGCGTCGTAAGCTTTTTCCAGTACATAGAGAGTAAAAGTACCGGAAAGTTGGCAGAGGCTGCTATTGCAAACGCAAGCCCGACAACAAAAGCAATATTTTGCTTTTCAAATGCTATTCCCATAATAATAGCAACAATCCCCAGTACAACAGTGGCAATTTTTGATACTTTCATCTCTTTGAGCCCATCAACTTCACCTTTTTTATACACAGAAGCATATAAATCATGTGATATTGCAGAAGCACCGGCTAGTGTCAGACCCGAAACAACGGCCAAAATTGTTGCAAATGCCACAGCAGAGATAAATCCAAGAAAGAAATCACCACCAACTGCATGAGACAAGTGAATTGCAGCCATGTTGTTTCCACCAAGAATTGGAAATCCACCGCTTATGGCCTGTTTTGCCAGATCCAGATACTGAGGGTTTTTATACACCATCACAATCGCACCAAAACCGATGATGAATGTCAGTATATAAAAATAGCCGATAAAACCTGTCGCATAAAAGACTGATTTACGGGCCTCTTTCGCATTGCTTACTGTAAAGAACCGCATCAAAATATGCGGCAGACCCGCTGTACCAAACATCAGAGCTATTGCCAAAGATATTGCAGAAACAGGGTCTGAAACAAGTCCGCCCGGAGACATAATTTCTACACCTTTTAACTCTGTTGCATGAGCAAACAATGCTCCAAAGCTGAAATCATAATGTGCCATTACGGCAATAGCCATAAAAGTAGCCCCTGAAAGCAGTAAGAATGCTTTAATTATCTGTACCCAGGTTGTTGCAAGCATCCCGCCAAAAGTGACATAAAGAATCATTAAAACACCAACCAAAATAACCGCTACTTCATACTGCAGACCAAACAAAAGCTGTATCAGTTTTCCTGATCCCACCATTTGGGCAATTAGATAAAGAATCACTGTAGCAACAGAACCAAATGCAGCCAGTATTCGAATAGGTTTTTGGCGCAATCTGTACGAAGCAACATCCGCAAAAGTATATTTTCCAAGATTTCTCAAAGGCTCCGCAATAATAAAAAGAATAATCGGCCAACCGACCAAAAAGCCAATAGAATAGATAAGCCCGTCATACCCTTTGAGATAAACAAGCCCAGAAATTCCCAAAAAGGATGCCGCAGACATATAATCACCTGCTATGGCCATACCATTTTGTAGCCCTGTAATGCCACCACCTGCTGTGTAGAAATCTTTCGCAGATTTTGTTCTTTTGGCTGCCCAGTATGTGATACCCAGAGTTGCACCGACAAAAATAACAAACATAACAATTGCCGGAACATTTAGCGGCTGTTTTTGAATCTCACCGTTGATAGTTCCAGAAGCAAATACCGCAATACTTCCAAAAATTAAAAATAAAAATATTCTATTAAACATCTAAGCGATCCTTTAATTTGTTTTTTACTTTGTTTGCCAAGTCATCAAACTGACCGTTGGCTCTTTTTGTATATATACCTGTCAATATAAAAGCAAAAACGATTACAGCCATTCCAATGGGAATGCCTATTGTTGTTACGGTTTTACTCGAAAGAGGTACAGCCAGTGTTGCAGGGTCAAAAGCTATTGTCAGTATAAATGCAAAATAGACTACAAGCATCGCTACAGTTAATTTCAGAGCAAACCCCTGTCTTGTTTTTACAAGCTTTTGATAATCAGGATCTGCTTTTATCTGTTGTATCTGTTCTTTGGTCATAATTTTTCCTTGTATTAAAAGTTATAGTTTGCAATGAGTCTGTACTCATTCCAGCCAGTGTCACTTCCTGGAGTTGTTTCTGCAAATTTTCTAGGAAAATTTCCACGAAAACGAAGTTGCAGTTTTTCAACTGCCTTTGGATAATATTTTATATCAAATCCAGCTTCTGTTGCTGTTCTCGCTACACCATATCCAGAGTTTGCATCTGTATCAAAAGAGCAATAATACGCAGCAGTTGAAAGATTGACTCCATGTTGTTTGAAGTTATAAACAGCAGCAACCTTTGTTGCTTTTGTTCCCGCTAAAAACATATGACGGGTCACCATCCCCTGAGTATATGCCGGCATACCGCCAAACTGTGTAAGTATCGCATTTTTGTAAGCATCATCTCCTGCATTGTTTGAAGATGCTTGAGAGTAGGCAATATATGTAGCAAAACCTTCATATTTTGCCCCGATTTTACCTGCCCAGTAAAAAGAGTCTACCTCACCGGACCCTCCCAGCGGAGAGTACTGCATATATTTTTTGCCAACACTGTTTTGTTTAATCATCTGTACTTTTACAAATGGTTTTACATCACTGTTAAGCAGACAGTTCCAGGAAACTCCTGCATCAGCATAAAGTGTATTATAAAGATTCCATGCATAATCATTTGACACATCTATATGAAAGTTCTTTGCTGTATATTTTAGTTGAATATTTGTAACACCTGCAGTTTTTTTCCCAGTTGTTGCAAGTCCCAGGTTCAAATACTCTCCTGTTGACACTCCTGTTGAAGCATTGACTCCTCTTGAAGTATATCCTGAAGTAGCAGCGAGTATTCCTCCTGCAGAATAGATATTTGCGAATGTTCCATAAGCGATTCTGTCTACATGTGCTATTTGCACAGTAATATTTTTCACATCCTTGCTTACAAACTTGTATGCTCTAAAAGTATTTGGAAGCGTTCTTGCATCGTCTGATCCCATCATTAAAGAGTCATATCTCTGATAACCGAGCTTAGCATCACTTTTTAGCCCATATTCACTGAAATTGTATCCAAGATACCCCTCACCAAGAATTGAATATGACTTGTACCCTGTTCCAAGCAGTGCCGGTGACTGGGCAGTGTGTTGCTGCACTCCAAGATCCTGCAC
Encoded proteins:
- a CDS encoding cation acetate symporter translates to MFNRIFLFLIFGSIAVFASGTINGEIQKQPLNVPAIVMFVIFVGATLGITYWAAKRTKSAKDFYTAGGGITGLQNGMAIAGDYMSAASFLGISGLVYLKGYDGLIYSIGFLVGWPIILFIIAEPLRNLGKYTFADVASYRLRQKPIRILAAFGSVATVILYLIAQMVGSGKLIQLLFGLQYEVAVILVGVLMILYVTFGGMLATTWVQIIKAFLLLSGATFMAIAVMAHYDFSFGALFAHATELKGVEIMSPGGLVSDPVSAISLAIALMFGTAGLPHILMRFFTVSNAKEARKSVFYATGFIGYFYILTFIIGFGAIVMVYKNPQYLDLAKQAISGGFPILGGNNMAAIHLSHAVGGDFFLGFISAVAFATILAVVSGLTLAGASAISHDLYASVYKKGEVDGLKEMKVSKIATVVLGIVAIIMGIAFEKQNIAFVVGLAFAIAASANFPVLLLSMYWKKLTTRGAVIGGTLGLATAVILVILGPIVWVQIFGNAEAIFPYKYPALFSVTVAFIGIWFFSVTDKSEAAAQEMEAFEAQYIRSQTGIGAEGASEH
- a CDS encoding DUF485 domain-containing protein codes for the protein MTKEQIQQIKADPDYQKLVKTRQGFALKLTVAMLVVYFAFILTIAFDPATLAVPLSSKTVTTIGIPIGMAVIVFAFILTGIYTKRANGQFDDLANKVKNKLKDRLDV
- a CDS encoding porin — translated: MKKIALSMFVTALVTSVYADYDGVNIKLKHGITETPEVHVLSDDIKDMFLKGTTSGQIRMFYVDRQYQGGSGADTYRDATVLGGHLKYETATLNGIRLAAAFYTVQDLGVQQHTAQSPALLGTGYKSYSILGEGYLGYNFSEYGLKSDAKLGYQRYDSLMMGSDDARTLPNTFRAYKFVSKDVKNITVQIAHVDRIAYGTFANIYSAGGILAATSGYTSRGVNASTGVSTGEYLNLGLATTGKKTAGVTNIQLKYTAKNFHIDVSNDYAWNLYNTLYADAGVSWNCLLNSDVKPFVKVQMIKQNSVGKKYMQYSPLGGSGEVDSFYWAGKIGAKYEGFATYIAYSQASSNNAGDDAYKNAILTQFGGMPAYTQGMVTRHMFLAGTKATKVAAVYNFKQHGVNLSTAAYYCSFDTDANSGYGVARTATEAGFDIKYYPKAVEKLQLRFRGNFPRKFAETTPGSDTGWNEYRLIANYNF